Below is a window of Vulpes vulpes isolate BD-2025 chromosome 5, VulVul3, whole genome shotgun sequence DNA.
TCCACACAATCATAAAGTGATTAATATAAGACATGGACTCAAAAGATTCTATTATATCAATTTAAAACTCTTAtgaaatatataagtaaaaactTCCATGGTAAAATATGAATGCTTAAAATATTGCCTTGAGATCAACGAATTGTCAATATAGGTGCAAACTAACACTTCCTTATACAGCTATGGCATCTCATACTGTAATCACTTCTCTCTTTAGTTCCTCTCTCACAATTTTCAGCATTCTATCTGCATTTCATGCTTTGGGAACTGGAGGGGTTTCTTAGGATCAGTGCACAGCAGGAGTGAAGAATGACTGCACATAGGAGGGGCTGTGTCACCACAGATGAGTTAGGCTACAGTTCAGCTACTTCTGCACACCTGCCAGGAGGATGAGAAGccaaccagccaggtgcccagaggAAGAAACATGATTTGGAGGTTGCCATCCCGTATCTCTATGAGGtgtgtttttgtcattttaacaaCTACTTTATCAGCATTATCATTGTGATAGGCATTCAAATGGtaacattatattaaaattaatgtgtATGTGTCTCTGTTATAATTTCTGAACTTTGCTGTTGACGTGGATTATAGTGCACCTTTCCATTTcaaatcttaacaaatatttgggttcttttaaaaaaaataatgtattaaatcaAGTAAAACAATTTGAGCTCTATAAAGTTAAATCTGATTGAATTATTTGCTGCAACCTTTACCATTTGTTCAAGTGGTACATATTAGTAAGTTCAATGTCCACAGTATGAAATGCTGTGTACTGATGGTGGAGtgtatatgaataaaaataaatcttggaatAGATCCATCcttatttaagtaaattaaatacgTTCTCTTTATCCCAAAAGAGAACCTCAGGAGATATTTCAGACATGTTCCTTTATGGGTCAGTGGGggaccacacacacaaaattgttCATCGTGGTCATACATGTAGAAGTCGAAAGTTGATAACTAACTGCATCTTAGTATTAGAGCAAATCGATAGTAAATGGGGGTAGAATCAGATTGTGGCCATTTCATTAAACAGAGACCAGTAAAATATTGGTGTATatgtagaaaatgaataaaattcaaaaacatagCTGAATGAGAAGCTTGAAGTATCAAAATAAGCTATATAACCTGTGTGtgctctttaaaatatacatttataaagctgcatttcttttctaaaaaagatttatttatttaatgttgagtttgagagagtgtgtgtgagcaggaggagaggcagagggagagggagaagcagactccacattgagcacagaacccaatgcaaggctcgatctcaggaccctgagattgtgacctgagctaaaactaaaagtcagacacttaactgattgaaccacttAGACATCCCatgaatttgaatttctttttaagaacataTATCAACTTATGTGGAGGAGATACCGATGTAGGGAAAGAAAACTGATGCAGGGATAGGAATTAGGATGAGAATGCACACGGGATGTAGAATTATGTGTCATTAACCAAGTTTAGTCCCTTAGGTTACAAAACCAAACATAAATAACTTCACacatatattcataatttttattccttctaaACTTTTAACATACTATAGGTCATATATAAATAGTTTTGTCTTTATCTTCAGATGTGAAACATGGAAGAAGCCATTGTGGAAAATGCTGAATGTTTATGTAATTTATAGATGATTAAAGCATATGTCTGAGGAAAACTATTCAAATCTAGATAGTCAAgtgaatacaataaaaataacaaccaagGGAATCAGGTgaattgtatatataaaaaaacagggggcagcccgggtggctcagccgcttagggctgccttcagcctagggtgtgatcctggagatcctggatcgagtcccacatcgggctccctgcgtggagcctgcttctccctctgcctgtgtctctgcctgtgtctctgtgtctctcataaataaataaataagtaaaatcttaaaaaacaaaaacaaacaaaaaaacgggCGCTTGggtgttcagttggttaagtgtctgcctttggctcaagttgtgatcgcAAGGTCCTAGGATGGAACCTTTCATGGGCCCCCCTGTTTATagggaagtctacttctccctctgcctctccccctctttgctccttctctctctttctaaataaataaaaaaataaattcttcaaaaacatttCCTCAATAGGGAAATCAAAGTTACTCTGAATAATTAGCAAAGACCCGTGGCATCTTTTCCTGCTCTCACATGCTTTGGGAATAACCAAGAATTGCATTCAAGTTCCCAGGGGAGTGTCTCAAGGAGAGGAGATGCTCATAAATTCTTCTGACAGCAGCCATGCTAGTAATCACACGGGAGTacaaaaaagacagtcttcaTTTAAGGTGAATAGATGGCACTGATTATATTGATTACTAAATTAACTAGAGTGATGGTTTTTGAtgcctctcttccttttaaatgaCAGATACGAGCACAGTCACAACGCCAGACTCAGTACTTTACATCATATATATTAATCATCTCTTTTCATAACTAGGTTTTTTGGATTAATGACATATGTTTAGCACTATTAGTATGTTACTTGAAAGTGATAAGGGACTTCACTTCTATTTGCTCTTATTTCTACATTTATACTGGTATTCTAGACAAAAACTTCCCGAAGGGGACTAAACATTTTTCCAAGCTCAACTTAGaatcttcctctctccttccatccctctttccttccttcctttttaatgagATTGCAATGTTTTCAGTTTGGCCAACCCATTTACCTCAGTTGAGGCTATTATCAAAATGTTATAGAATATTCCATTGATATTGGTTGTTTGCATTTGCATAAGAGGACATCATTGGGCTCCTTGTCCATGCTCCAGATCCTGGAACAGCTCTGAGCTTCTGCTTCCATATGATAAGAGGTTTGATACtcaacttccttttctttccaggcAGTGCTTGGGTAGGACTGTTTATAGGAAGGCCATATAAATATTCACTAAGTGAGTTTCAGAAGAACTTCAGGCATTTgtaaaatcacaataaaatgGATGTTGGTATGAAGAGGTTTACCAAATTGTATAAACTTCTGAGGAATAGTCTTTTCTTTGGGTATAATTTTTGTAGCTTAAGATATTAGGGTCTGTCATTTGTTTGGTTGCTGCTAATGGATGTTTGTAATTGCTTggttgtaaatatttgttaatttgaaTAGATTTTGGGGTAGAGCAAATTTTGTGAAGTAGTTTCATCTGCCTAACTAATATTGAATTTCTATTCtacttttttgaaatttctgtttatttaagagCAACCAGAGGTTCTAGTCTTATAGTTATAAAAGTTTagaggcaactgggtggctcagttggttaagcctccaacttcagctcaagtcatgatccccgggtcatgaaattgagccccatctCAGAGTCTGCACTGGGtttagagtctgcttaagattctctctctctctctctctctctctctctcggaaaaaaaaaaaaatgtttaacatttcaAGTCCTTGACCAGCGTAGGGCTGATTTTTATATGGATCAAATAAACATCCAATTTCATTATCCTCTATATGCATAATCACTTTTTCCAGATACATTGACGAGCCCATTTTTGCATGCCTGTCCTAGGATGCCACTTCTATCCAAACACTACAGTTCTATACATTCATGGGTCTTTTCCTGAggtctctgttctgttccactggtgTATGCCATATTGCCTCAATAAAGCAATATGACATACAGAAGTCATGTTCTAGATTTCTAAGTTTTATATCTGGTAGCATAGGTCTTTTCAAAAGTTTCCATGTTATtctttataatttgcatttttaaaatacatttttaattcaggGTCAAATTCTACAGATTCCTGAGTGAGATTTTGATTGCAAAGGCATCATGTACATAAGATTAATTTTAGCACAATTGACATTTTTATAACACTAAGTTGAGCAATCCAGGAACATAATATTTTTACCAATTTATTTAGGCCTCTacaatttttccccaaaatattttaacttttcacCTTTTAAGAGTGGGTTGTCTAGTTTTTATAAGACATTCTGTGATTATGGCTTATTCcttttatccttaatttttattGCCTTTGTCTATTCTAATGACATTAATTCCTCATCTATTTAaatgctcaattttttttctaattaattctgCCAATGTGATGAATTCTAGTTAtagattttccaaaataaaaccaTCAAGCCAAACATGAGATCAATGCAGTTTGGACAACTTCCTGTAattcttatacatttttaaatagagagagagagagagagagactatatatatatatagagagagagactatatatatatatatatatatatatatatatatatataatgaatatattgtgggtttttcattattatatcttTCTTTATAAATCATGATTTTGTCACCTAAGATGAGTTACAGTgaagttctcatttttttcactcTGCAATAGTTAGAAAAATATGgatgatattttttcctttgaaattttggaacatttgcctttaaaaacaatctgaaggagaaagaagttGGAAAAGCAGAGATAGATAAAGTACAAGTTTTTAATAAATTGtgttaatataaaacatttcatgtttatttgaTGGAAGGTGAAATAAAGGTATAAGAGTagtattcaaattaaaatatagttaatgtcttccatttctctttatgCCATGTCCAGTTCACTTCATCTAGATCAGAGAATCATTAGTCCTGTCCATGTACATTTAAACAGAAGGTATATTTGATAGGTATATCAAATAAATCAAGCCATATCTATTTACCCTTGTTCTCTATTAAATTGTCTTTCATTCATGTAGTTCATGCAATGTTATTTGCCAGCCTCAAAGACATTCGAGATAGCATCCCCTACTTTGAAATTAAATAGCAGTTTATTGGATGATTTCAGGTGATACATTAACAAATACATTCTGATAATTTATCCTGGTCTTAAAATGTGCTATAAAATATAACTACCAAGTTAAACCCATCATTTCAGAGATACTAGTGCTAAGGTCAAAGCAAATGTGGGAATGTtagctatattcttttttatatattattaacttGTAGATGCAGGCCTTACGTTCTGTGCAACAtatcaaaaatcagaaaatgaaaacaccgcAGGCAAGTGCTAAATATTAAGATACAATGTTattgagaaaatttatttatgtgcATTAGAGTGGGCATGTTGGGGACTTTTGCAGGGTATCTAAATCATTGTCTACCATCAGAAAAAGTCATTAAACAATATTCACAACTCATAAAAGCATAATGGAGTGATAACACAAGTTAATAAATCAAATGGATAATGGAATGGGAATACATGATATGCAGAGTTATAATGAGAAATGTAAATATAAGtctattaaatgagttaatcgTGGTTTACTTGGATGTTGGGACTGAAATTGCAAGGCGAGAAGTGGAAGgttataacttttattataatttcttataaagAATGATATGTTTAACCAATTACAGGCATTAAGTAAAAAATATGTCTAAAAGAATATCAGGATTCACACTTAAGGCCAAACTTTCTAATGATACCTTCTTGACAGACCGACCATACAGAGACTGTATTGACTTGGTAATGACAGCCAgcatgcagaaaaaaagaaacagactcctctaTATCTTAGGTTGTAATGCCTTCTGTATTTGGCTCCAGGTTCAGTGACAAAAGTGagtcttattttaaattaacCCATCTAAAAAATTGGACCTATCTTACCCATGATGGCTTTGCCTCCTAAAATGACCACAGATGTTGTCTCCTGAATCCCAATGACTCTTGTGATGGTTGTTCCCACAGCAATTTCGTTTAATGACCTGGATGAACAGACAAAATCTAACAGTGTTAACAGAATTCATCCTAATGGGAATCACCGACCGTCCTGAGCTGCAGGCTCCCTTCTTTGGGCTTTTCCTCATCATCTACACAGTTTCAGTGGTGGGCAACCTGGGCATGATCATCCTCACCAAGGTGGACTCCAGGCTCCAAacacccatgtacttcttcctcagaCACCTGGCTTTCATTGATCTTGGCTACTCATCAGCTGTGGCAcccaaaatgttagcaaattttGTAGCTGATCAAAATACAATCCCCTATAACTGGTGTGCTACCCAGCTGGCTTTCTTCATCTTGTTCATTATCAGTGAGCTTTTCATTCTGTCAGcaatggcctatgaccgctatgtggccatctgtaacCCTCTGCTCTACACCGTTGTTATGTCACAAAGGGTGTGCTGGGTGCTAGTAGCAATCCCTTATGGCTACagtgcctttctttctctgataaCCACCATAAAGATTTTTATGTCATCCTTCTGTGGACATAATGTCATTAGACATTTTTACTGTGATAGTCTTCCCTTGTTAACTTTGCTGTGCTCAAGCACACGTGACATTGAGTTGATAATACTGATCTTTTCAGCATTTAATTTGATTTCCTCCCTTCTCATAGTGCTTGTGTCCTACATCCTCATCCTTATGGCCATCCTTAGGATGAACTCTGCAGAGGGCAGGCACAAGGCCTTCTCTACCTGTGGATCCCACCTGACGGTGGTTGTTGTATTATATGCTACTCTCTTCTTCATGTACGTGCAGCCCAAATCCAGTCATTCCTTTGATACTGATAAAATTGCCTCTGCATTTTACACTTTGATAATTCCTATGCTGAATCCCATGATCTATAGCTTAAGGAACAAAGAGGTAAAAGGTGCCCTGCATAGAATATGGAAAAACTTGCACATACTGCCTATGTAGAGTTCAATATAGACTATACATACAATAAATTAGGTTATGGACTACTGTTTATGTTGTAGGGTTTAGAAAGCAGTAATGTGTAAAAGTCATGGAACACTAGAaatgtttttcctgttttcaactATAGGTGTTCCAGTAGTGATCAACCTTCCTgtatcaatttttatttgtccttaAGTGTTACTGCCAGAGACCTAAGTTCAGACATCTGGTCTTACATTGCCAAGTCCTTGTGTTACAATTTAAGGGAagtctgttttaaattttttttatttatttatgatagtcagagagagagagagagagaggcagaaacataggcagagggagaagcagtctccatgcaccgggagcccgacgtgggattcgatcccgggtctccaggatcgcgccctgggccaaaggcaggcgccaaactgctgcggccacccagggatcccgggaagtCTGTTTTAATACATCTGCCATTAAGTAATCTTTTAAAGGCTTTCTTGtgtcttttcttaaatatttttttgtgggCTAAACACCATTTAAATATGTGCCCTCCATACCTGCATACTGACATAAGATGGCACTTAATGTTTTTTGTGCTGAGCATACATACATCAATGAGTAATGAACAGTATCTGCCCTAATGACACTTCAACTCTATGCCCTTTGGTTGGTGGCATTTTAGATTTGTTACATTATGATATGTGAACATGTATATGCAtggaaaagcataaaataaagtTGATTATCTTTGAGGGCCCTAATTATgtacattaaaaattcaaaagatttgGCACTGAAACATTAGAAATAATAAGTGAATTTTGCAGGATTAGTGGATATAGTGTCAGCGTGTTAAAGATCAATTATTTTGTATCTACcaacaaaaacagataaaattaaaattttaagctaCACTAGATAAAATCTATATAAGACTcaggaaaaattttaatgagtAATTTGCATGATTTCATTGCTACACACTACAACAAATATTACTGAGttattgaaggagagataaatgtTAATATACCATGTCAGTTggttgaaagatataaatttggtAAGGCCAGTTCTCCCTAAATTTTCCTATAGATCCAATGCAGTAACAATCAAGATtccagtaatatttttttaagattttatttatttattcatgagagacacagagagagaggcagagacacagacagagggagaagcaggctctctgcaggaagcctgttgcaggactctatccctggtcccgggataatgccctgagctgaaggcagacactcaaccgctgagcctcccaggcatccctctagtAGTATTTTTTAGTGCTTAAGTTGAtatcaaaaattatttggaaacgCAAAAGATCTAGAATAGCCAGGGCAATATCTTAGAAGAAAGATTTCAGAGGACTTCCAATGACAGATATCaattcatttaatgaaataagattattttttaaatgtatcattaGCGCACATATTTACAGAgagatcaataaaatgaaaataaagtccAAAATAGACTCACATGTTTAATTccacttattttaaaacaagagcCTTGCTGCAATATAGTGAGTAAAATAGGTTTTCTCAGTAAATTGGTCAGTTCAATTAGGtttctatataaaatatggaACTTGGTCATTTATACACTACatgtaaaaattaattgaaaCATGTTACAAATGGGAATGTGAAATTTGAAACCAAAACGTTTcttaaagtaaagtaaaataatattttcatgacTTGGGATCAACAAGGTTTCCTTAAATGGGGTACAAAAAATAGTGATACTAATAGAAAAATAGTACTCTATCTAGAATGAAAACTTGTATTAATGAAAATACAccataataaagtttaaaaatccaaagaaacCATATGTGAAATACACTCTTCCAAActaatttgtaaaacaaaacaaaacaacaaatccCCTAACTCTTTGAATGAGGATGATCAAGAGGGTTAACgtttgggagggaaaaaaatagttgagGGGAAGAGCTGAGAGAAGACACCTGAAGAAACTCTTCACAGAAGAGGATATCAAAACagccaaaaatatacaaatgtgtTCAAAAAATTATTCATCAGATAAATCTAAGTGAAGAATGTATACTGTGATATCCCCAACATTACCAGGATAGCTGAAATGCAAAAGTTTGTTTAAACGATAATTGAAAATGTTGATAAGAATGtggaaaattataattattttacttgtttaagGGTGAGTACATTGCTATAAAAACTTTGGGAAAATAAGGGAATAATTACTAAATTTTAGTGTGAGTATACTCTATGATGTGCCAATTCCATTCCTGTGTACTTATGTCCCCTAGAGAATAGGTAATAGAATGTTTGTGGCAGATGTAGTCATCATAggtgttaaatgttttttttataataaatttattttttattggtattcaatttgccaacatacagagtaacacccagtgctcatcccctcaagtgcccccctcagtgcccgtcacccattcacccccaccctctgccctcctccccttccaccacccctagttcatttcccagggtgTTAAATGTTTATCAAGGGTGGAATGGATGGATATGTAATGGcacattcaaaaaatatattctgcAGAGCAGAGCATGAAGAAgtgggagaaagaagaggaggagcgGAGGAGGAGAGGAGCGGcaaagaagatgaatggatacaatATTAAGTGAAAGGCACCATACTCTCCAAAAGTTACACCAACTCATACAAATAGCAATTAAGCTAAGTTGTACTATTATGGGCACTTTTCATAAgttacacattttgtttttgagtacATGATACCATTAAGGAGCACTGCTTGTAAGCAAGAATGAAAGGCTGATTTCACAGTTGAAACTTATGACATAAATTAACATCATtgtaagttaaaagaaaaaaataggtttatgataaaattcaatacctaTTTTTAACACCTATTTGCCTAGCTGAGCAGAATAGACAAAAACAgtgttataaataatatttataagaatCCTATATTGGGGGATAAATAAGCGGAGAACAaaagattttagggcagtgaTAATATTCCCTATGATATTATACTGATGGACATATATCATTacatttgcaaattacatatcagataaagggctagtttccaagatctataaagaacttattaaactcaacaccaaagaaacaaacaatccaatcatgaaatgggcaaaagacatgaagagaaatctcacagaggaagacatagacatggccaatacccacatgagaaaatgctctgcatcacttgccatcagggaaatacaaatcaaaaccacaatgagataccacctcaccccacaccagtgagaatggggaaaattaacaaggcaggaaaccacaaatgttggagaggatgcggagaaaggggaaccctcttacactgttggtgggaatgtgaactggtgcagccactctggaaaactgtgtggaggttcctcaaagagttaaaaatagacctgccctacgacccagcaattgcactgttggggatttaccccaaagattcagatgcaatgaaacgccgggacacctgcaccccgatgtttctagcagcaatgttcacaatagccaaactgtggagggagcctcggtgtccatggaaagatgaatggataaagaagatgtggtttatgtatacaatggaatattcctcagccattagaaacgacaaataacccaccatttgcttcaacgtggatggaactggagggtattatgctgagtgaagtaagtcagtcggagaaggacaaacagtgtatgttctcattcatttggggaatataaataatagtgaaagggaatataagggaagggaaaagaaatgtgtgggaaatatcagaaagggagacagaacataaagactcctaactctgggaaacgaactaggggtggggaaggggaggagggcggggggtgggggtgaatgggtgacaggcactgaggggggcacttgacgggatgagcactgtgtgttattctgtatgttggcaaattgaacaccaataaaaaataaatttattataaaaaaataaaaaataaaaatctgtagaaAACTATTAGTGTAAACTGAATCATTGAAAACTTTACCCCTGATGAAATTGCCCCCAAGATTAGGAGACCCAGTTTCCCCATTTATATTCAGTATGTATTGAATATTATAGCAGGTTCAACCATGATAAAAAATGAGGTAAAGGCAGCGAAGTCATAAACtgccatttttagtttttgattaATGTTATAATTAACCACATagggaaaatatataatttattagaaataataagtgaatttagcaaataTGCCgaatataaatttacaaaaatcaactttatttttacaCCTATCAacaacaattagaaaataaaattgaaggaaaGATAACATTTATggaaccattaaaaaaagagtatggtTTTAGGACCCCAATAGTATCTGGTACCTCCCTCAGTGATTTAGCCATCTCTTTAATAATCTGCTTTGATATCTTAAGTTTCCAGGTGATTATAGGTtgtaagtttttaaatgtttttattataattttgggTGAAATGTAGACATTTGCTATGATACAGGAAATTTGTACTCtttgaatagtaaaaaaaaaaaaaaaagcaatctctgAAAAGGGAGTTTTGTTAAGAAAATctattcatgtgcttattggccatgttaTATCTTCAGTGGGAAGTGTCTGTTCGAGTCTTTAGCCTGTTTtctaaattggattttttttcctgttgagttGAAGAATCCTTATAAATCAGAGCCTtgccagatatatgatttgcaatcTCCTCCATCGTGTGAGTCATGTGTTCATTCTCTGATAGTGTCCTTTAATGgacaaaagtttgttttttaaattatttttatgtccatttatgtatttttacttttgtcatttgtacttttggtgtcatatctaagaaagcTGTAAAGAGCTCAGCTGAGCCAGGAGAGATAATTGAGCTGCCAGGTGTTGGAACAGCCAGTTAAAGCAACGGGCCATAAATGCAAGATTTAAGTCCTTAATCACTTACTACAATGGTCATTTTAGTCATATGTCATgaaattaatgattatttttatatttattcccaTTATAGGTTTCTCAAATGCCTGCAAGTAGAAACACAATCTAACACAGTGGAAAGAACTCATCCAAATGGGAATCACAGAACTCCCTGAGCTGCAGGCTCCATTGTCTGGACTCTTCCTCACTGTTTACCTGGTGTCACTGGTGGATAACCTGAGCTTGATCATCCTCACCAAGGTGGACTCTAGGCCACAAACACCCATGTACATCTTCCTCAGACACCTGGCTTTCACTAATCTTGGTTGTTCAATAGCTGTGGGACCCCGAATGCTAGTAAGCCTTGTTGTAGATCAATCTATCATCTCTTATAACTGATGTGCTACCCAACTCActtttttcattatgtttattaCTAGTGAAATTCTCATTTTGTCAGCAATGGCCTATGACTGCTATGTGGCCATCTATAACCCTCTGCTCTGCATAGTCATTATGTCACATAGATTATGTCAGTTGCTGGTGGCATAATCTATCATTTTGTCTTTGCTGATCATTATAAAAATTTCCCTTTCATCGTTCGGTGACTATAATGTCATTTAGGCATTTCTACTGTGATAGTCTACCATTGGTAGCTTTGCTCGGCTCAGGCACACATGAAATTAAGTTGATAATTCTGATCTTTTCAGCTTTTAATTTAGTGTCATCTCTTATGATAGCCCTGTGTTTTACATGTTAATCCTTGTTGCCATCCTCAGGATGAACTTTGCAGAAGGCAGGCACAAGGCTTTCTCCACCTGTGAATCCCATATGACACTGATAGTCATATTTCACGGTTCTCCATTTTTTTATGTATGTGCAGCCCAAaccaattcattcatttgatacTGATAAAATAGCCTCCTTATTTTACACTTTGGTTATATTCATGCTGAATCCCATGATCTACagtttgaggaaaaaagaggTGAAAAATGCCTTATATAAAACCTGCAGAATGTTTGCAAATGTTCTGTTTAAAATTCACTGTAGGATACACtaacaataaattatatattagcCAATATATCCTGTAATTAACTTTACTGTAGTCTTGTTCTGTTGTTTCCAGGGGATAGGCAAGAATCAATGTATGATAaccatagaaataaaatatatatatatgtatatatatattcattattttaaatttcaaataagaaTAATCACCAATAGATTATTTGTTCCTTTATCCTACTTCAGATACTAGCTTAACTTAGTTTCAATTCCAAGTCAATGCCATTCCTACATGTTCTTTCATGTGCCCTATTTGTCTTTTccattaaatacttatttttataaaactaggGATCTTGTACATTCTCTTCACAGTCTTATCTATCACTGTCTAGCATAGTAAAAGTCACACACAAAGAAGATGCCTGAtagatattatataaatgaattaatcaaGGAAATAAACATATACTGTGAAGTTTAAGCCAGAAATGGGGCTTACAGAAAATAGGCAGCTTGAGAAGTG
It encodes the following:
- the LOC112930558 gene encoding olfactory receptor 8K3-like, with amino-acid sequence MTWMNRQNLTVLTEFILMGITDRPELQAPFFGLFLIIYTVSVVGNLGMIILTKVDSRLQTPMYFFLRHLAFIDLGYSSAVAPKMLANFVADQNTIPYNWCATQLAFFILFIISELFILSAMAYDRYVAICNPLLYTVVMSQRVCWVLVAIPYGYSAFLSLITTIKIFMSSFCGHNVIRHFYCDSLPLLTLLCSSTRDIELIILIFSAFNLISSLLIVLVSYILILMAILRMNSAEGRHKAFSTCGSHLTVVVVLYATLFFMYVQPKSSHSFDTDKIASAFYTLIIPMLNPMIYSLRNKEVKGALHRIWKNLHILPM